In a genomic window of Muntiacus reevesi chromosome 1, mMunRee1.1, whole genome shotgun sequence:
- the LOC136158911 gene encoding olfactory receptor 6C75-like: protein MRNYTEVTEFILLGLTNDPQWQVALFLFLLATYMLSMTENLVIITLTLSDPHLQTPMYFFLRNFSFLEISFTSVCIPRFLVAIMTGDRAISYNGCVAQLFFFIFLGVTEFYLLAAMSYDRYVAICKPLHYTTIMSSSVCILLVFSSWLAGFLIIFPPVILGLRLDFCASNIIDHFVCDASPVLQLSCRSTRFLELMALFLAVVTLMVTLTLVILSYTCIIQTILRIPSTSQRKKAFSTCSSHMIVVSLSYGGCIFMYIKPSARERVTLSKGVAVLNTSVAPLLNPFIYTLRNQQVQQAFKSMVRRMAFSSNK, encoded by the coding sequence ATGAGAAATTACACAGAAGTAACCGAGTTTATCCTTCTTGGATTGACAAATGATCCACAGTGGCAGGTTGCACTGTTCCTATTTCTTCTTGCTACCTACATGCTAAGCATGACTGAGAACCTGGTCATCATCACCCTCACCCTTTCAGATCCCCATCTGCAGACTCCAATGTATTTCTTCCTTCGAAACTTCTCATTCCTAGAAATATCATTCACGTCTGTCTGCATTCCCAGATTCCTTGTCGCGATCATGACCGGAGATAGAGCCATTTCTTATAATGGCTGTGTGGCTCAGctgtttttcttcatcttcttggGGGTGACAGAATTTTACCTCCTGGCTGCCATgtcctatgaccgctacgtggccatctgcaaacctcTACATTACACCACGATCATGAGCAGTAGTGTCTGTATACTTCTTGTCTTTAGCTCCTGGCTTGCAGGATTCCTGATCATCTTTCCACCAGTAATCCTGGGGCTGCGATTGGATTTCTGTGCCTCCAATATAATTGATCATTTCGTCTGTGATGCTTCTCCCGTCCTGCAGCTTTCTTGCAGGAGCACTCGCTTCCTAGAACTCATGGCATTATTTTTAGCTGTGGTAACACTCATGGTCACTCTAACATTGGTTATTCTCTCCTACACATGTATTATCCAGACAATTCTGAGAATTCCTTCCACGAGtcaaaggaaaaaagccttttcCACGTGTTCTTCCCACATGATAGTTGTCTCTCTGTCTTATGGCGGCTGCATCTTCATGTACATTAAGCCTTCGGCAAGGGAAAGGGTGACGCTAAGCAAAGGAGTGGCTGTGCTCAATACCTCAGTGGCTCCTCTTTTGAATCCTTTTATATACACCCTACGAAATCAGCAAGTGCAGCAAGCCTTCAAGAGCATGGTCCGGAGAATGGCCTTTTCTTCAAATAAGTGA
- the LOC136158922 gene encoding olfactory receptor 6C3-like: MNHTVITEFVLLGLSDDPELQIVIFLFLFITYVLSVTGNLIIITLTWVDSHLQTPMYFFLRNFSFLEISFTTVCIPRFLGAIITRDKTISYNNCAAQLFFSIFMGVTEFYILTVMSYDRYIAICRPLHYTTIMSRKLCSLLVVCAWFSGFLTIFPPLMLLLQLDYCASNVIDHFLCDYFPLLQLSCSDTQFLEVMGFYFALVSLLFTLALVILSYMYIVRTVLRIPSASQRKKAFSTCSSHMIVISISYGSCIFMYANPSAKEKASLTKGVAILNTSVAPMLNPFIYTLRNQQVKQAFKDMVYKAIFSANK, encoded by the coding sequence atgaaccaCACCGTGATCACAGAGTTTGTCCTCCTAGGTCTTTCTGATGATCCTGAGCTTCAGATTgtgattttcctctttttattcatcacatatgtATTAAGTGTCACTGGAAACCTGATTATCATTACCCTAACCTGGGTGGACTCCCATCTCCAGAcgcccatgtatttcttcctccgAAACTTCTCTTTCTTAGAAATATCCTTTACTACCGTGTGTATCCCTAGATTTCTGGGGGCAATTATCACCAGGGACAAGACTATTTCTTACAACAATTGTGCAGCCCaactatttttctctattttcatggGGGTGACTGAATTTTACATTCTAACCGTCATGTCCTATGACCGCTACATTGCCATCTGCAGGCCCCTGCATTACACGACCATCATGAGCAGGAAACTCTGCAGCCTGCTTGTGGTCTGCGCCTGGTTCAGTGGGTTTCTGACCATTTTCCCGCCCCTTATGCTTCTCCTCCAGCTGGATTACTGTGCTTCCAATGTCATCGATCACtttttgtgtgactatttcccCCTTTTACAATTGTCTTGTTCAGATACACAGTTTCTAGAAGTAATGGGTTTTTACTTTGCTTTGGTTAGTTTGCTGTTCACTTTGGCCTTAGTGATTTTGTCTTATATGTACATTGTCAGGACTGTTTTGAGAATCCCATCTGCCAGTCAGAGAAAAAAGGCCTTCTCCACTTGTTCCTCTCACATGATTGTCATCTCCATCTCCTATGGAAGCTGTATATTCATGTATGCTAATCCCTCAGCCAAAGAAAAGGCATCATTGACAAAAGGAGTAGCTATTCTCAATACCTCTGTGGCCCCCATGCTGAATCCTTTCATCTACACCTTGAGAAACCAGCAAGTAAAACAAGCCTTCAAAGACATGGTCTATAAAGCAATATTTTCTGCTAATAAATGA